One genomic segment of Manis pentadactyla isolate mManPen7 chromosome 1, mManPen7.hap1, whole genome shotgun sequence includes these proteins:
- the CXADR gene encoding coxsackievirus and adenovirus receptor isoform X3, translating to MAFLLRFVLLCGVVDFTNSLSITTPEQMIEKAKGATAYLPCKFTLGPEDQGPLDIEWLLSPADNQKVDQVIILYSGDKIYDDYYPDLKGRVHFTSTDLKSGDASINVTNLQLSDIGTYQCKVKKAPGVGNKKIQLTVLVKPSGTRCYIDGSEEIGNDFKLKCEPKEGSLPLRYEWQKLSNSQKLPTSWLAEMTSPVISVKNATTEYSGTYSCTVTNRVGSDQCLLLLDVVPPSNRAGTIAGAIIGTLLALVLIGFIVFCCHKKRREEKYEKEVHHDIREDVPPPKSRTSTARSYIGSNHSSLGSLSPSNMDGYSKTQYNQVPSEDFERAPQSPTVPPAKLKYIYKTDGITVV from the exons ATGGCTTTTCTGCTGCGCTTCGTGCTCCTGTGCGGAGTCGTGG ATTTCACCAACAGTTTGAGTATCACTACTCCTGAACAGATGATTGAGAAGGCCAAAGGGGCGACTGCCTATTTGCCATGCAAATTTACGCTTGGTCCAGAAGACCAGGGCCCACTGGACATTGAATGGCTGCTGTCACCAGCTGATAATCAGAAGGTGGATCAAGTG attattttatattctggAGACAAAATTTATGACGACTACTATCCAGATCTGAAAGGACGAGTACATTTTACAAGTACTGATCTGAAATCTGGCGATGCCTCAATAAATGTAACAAATTTACAGTTGTCAGATATTGGCACCTATCAGTGCAAAGTGAAGAAAGCTCCTGGTGTTGGAAATAAGAAGATTCAGTTGACAGTTCTTG ttaagCCTTCAGGTACAAGATGTTACATTGATGGATCAGAAGAAATTGGAAATGACTTTAAACTGAAATGTGAACCAAAAGAAGGTTCACTTCCTTTACGATATGAATGGCAAAAATTGTCCAACTCACAGAAACTGCCCACCTCATGGTTAGCAG AAATGACTTCACCTGTTATATCTGTAAAAAATGCCACTACTGAATACTCTGGGACATATAGCTGTACAGTCACAAACAGAGTGGGTTCTGATCAGTGCCTGCTACTCCTGGATGTTGTGCCTC CTTCTAATAGAGCTGGAACAATTGCGGGAGCTATTATAGGAACTTTACTTGCTCTAGTACTCATTGGTTTTATCGTCTTCTGCTGTCATAAAAAGcgcagagaagaaaaatatgaaaaggaaGTTCACCATGATATCAG GGAAGATGTGCCTCCTCCAAAGAGCCGTACATCCACTGCCAGAAGCTACATTGGCAGCAATCACTCATCCCTGGGATCCCTGTCCCCTTCCAACATGGATGGATATTCCAAGACTCAGTACAACCAAGTACCAAGCGAAGACTTTGAACGCGCCCCCCAGAGTCCAACTGTCCCGCCTGCTAAG
- the CXADR gene encoding coxsackievirus and adenovirus receptor isoform X2 has protein sequence MAFLLRFVLLCGVVDFTNSLSITTPEQMIEKAKGATAYLPCKFTLGPEDQGPLDIEWLLSPADNQKVDQVIILYSGDKIYDDYYPDLKGRVHFTSTDLKSGDASINVTNLQLSDIGTYQCKVKKAPGVGNKKIQLTVLVKPSGTRCYIDGSEEIGNDFKLKCEPKEGSLPLRYEWQKLSNSQKLPTSWLAEMTSPVISVKNATTEYSGTYSCTVTNRVGSDQCLLLLDVVPPSNRAGTIAGAIIGTLLALVLIGFIVFCCHKKRREEKYEKEVHHDIREDVPPPKSRTSTARSYIGSNHSSLGSLSPSNMDGYSKTQYNQVPSEDFERAPQSPTVPPAKEKNVLRSLQKKMDLWS, from the exons ATGGCTTTTCTGCTGCGCTTCGTGCTCCTGTGCGGAGTCGTGG ATTTCACCAACAGTTTGAGTATCACTACTCCTGAACAGATGATTGAGAAGGCCAAAGGGGCGACTGCCTATTTGCCATGCAAATTTACGCTTGGTCCAGAAGACCAGGGCCCACTGGACATTGAATGGCTGCTGTCACCAGCTGATAATCAGAAGGTGGATCAAGTG attattttatattctggAGACAAAATTTATGACGACTACTATCCAGATCTGAAAGGACGAGTACATTTTACAAGTACTGATCTGAAATCTGGCGATGCCTCAATAAATGTAACAAATTTACAGTTGTCAGATATTGGCACCTATCAGTGCAAAGTGAAGAAAGCTCCTGGTGTTGGAAATAAGAAGATTCAGTTGACAGTTCTTG ttaagCCTTCAGGTACAAGATGTTACATTGATGGATCAGAAGAAATTGGAAATGACTTTAAACTGAAATGTGAACCAAAAGAAGGTTCACTTCCTTTACGATATGAATGGCAAAAATTGTCCAACTCACAGAAACTGCCCACCTCATGGTTAGCAG AAATGACTTCACCTGTTATATCTGTAAAAAATGCCACTACTGAATACTCTGGGACATATAGCTGTACAGTCACAAACAGAGTGGGTTCTGATCAGTGCCTGCTACTCCTGGATGTTGTGCCTC CTTCTAATAGAGCTGGAACAATTGCGGGAGCTATTATAGGAACTTTACTTGCTCTAGTACTCATTGGTTTTATCGTCTTCTGCTGTCATAAAAAGcgcagagaagaaaaatatgaaaaggaaGTTCACCATGATATCAG GGAAGATGTGCCTCCTCCAAAGAGCCGTACATCCACTGCCAGAAGCTACATTGGCAGCAATCACTCATCCCTGGGATCCCTGTCCCCTTCCAACATGGATGGATATTCCAAGACTCAGTACAACCAAGTACCAAGCGAAGACTTTGAACGCGCCCCCCAGAGTCCAACTGTCCCGCCTGCTAAG
- the CXADR gene encoding coxsackievirus and adenovirus receptor isoform X1: MAFLLRFVLLCGVVDFTNSLSITTPEQMIEKAKGATAYLPCKFTLGPEDQGPLDIEWLLSPADNQKVDQVIILYSGDKIYDDYYPDLKGRVHFTSTDLKSGDASINVTNLQLSDIGTYQCKVKKAPGVGNKKIQLTVLVKPSGTRCYIDGSEEIGNDFKLKCEPKEGSLPLRYEWQKLSNSQKLPTSWLAEMTSPVISVKNATTEYSGTYSCTVTNRVGSDQCLLLLDVVPPSNRAGTIAGAIIGTLLALVLIGFIVFCCHKKRREEKYEKEVHHDIREDVPPPKSRTSTARSYIGSNHSSLGSLSPSNMDGYSKTQYNQVPSEDFERAPQSPTVPPAKVAAPNLSRMGAVPVMIPAQSKDGSIV, encoded by the exons ATGGCTTTTCTGCTGCGCTTCGTGCTCCTGTGCGGAGTCGTGG ATTTCACCAACAGTTTGAGTATCACTACTCCTGAACAGATGATTGAGAAGGCCAAAGGGGCGACTGCCTATTTGCCATGCAAATTTACGCTTGGTCCAGAAGACCAGGGCCCACTGGACATTGAATGGCTGCTGTCACCAGCTGATAATCAGAAGGTGGATCAAGTG attattttatattctggAGACAAAATTTATGACGACTACTATCCAGATCTGAAAGGACGAGTACATTTTACAAGTACTGATCTGAAATCTGGCGATGCCTCAATAAATGTAACAAATTTACAGTTGTCAGATATTGGCACCTATCAGTGCAAAGTGAAGAAAGCTCCTGGTGTTGGAAATAAGAAGATTCAGTTGACAGTTCTTG ttaagCCTTCAGGTACAAGATGTTACATTGATGGATCAGAAGAAATTGGAAATGACTTTAAACTGAAATGTGAACCAAAAGAAGGTTCACTTCCTTTACGATATGAATGGCAAAAATTGTCCAACTCACAGAAACTGCCCACCTCATGGTTAGCAG AAATGACTTCACCTGTTATATCTGTAAAAAATGCCACTACTGAATACTCTGGGACATATAGCTGTACAGTCACAAACAGAGTGGGTTCTGATCAGTGCCTGCTACTCCTGGATGTTGTGCCTC CTTCTAATAGAGCTGGAACAATTGCGGGAGCTATTATAGGAACTTTACTTGCTCTAGTACTCATTGGTTTTATCGTCTTCTGCTGTCATAAAAAGcgcagagaagaaaaatatgaaaaggaaGTTCACCATGATATCAG GGAAGATGTGCCTCCTCCAAAGAGCCGTACATCCACTGCCAGAAGCTACATTGGCAGCAATCACTCATCCCTGGGATCCCTGTCCCCTTCCAACATGGATGGATATTCCAAGACTCAGTACAACCAAGTACCAAGCGAAGACTTTGAACGCGCCCCCCAGAGTCCAACTGTCCCGCCTGCTAAGGTAGCTGCCCCAAACCTCAGTAGGATGGGAGCGGTGCCTGTGATGATTCCGGCACAGAGCAAGGATGGGTCTATAGTATAG